Genomic segment of Corythoichthys intestinalis isolate RoL2023-P3 chromosome 7, ASM3026506v1, whole genome shotgun sequence:
AAAAGATGTACTTTTCTCCAACaaaagcttttgtttttttagttcgagtaattacagatatttttaatatgtcataAAAACACGAAATACGACAATAAATACAACCAAGTCACTTTCGTGTTATGTAAGAATTTCAGTCCCAgtacttgtatttatttatttttttgtatggtgTACATTTAAAGAGAATCACCTGAAAATATGTCTATTATACGGTAGCAGCTTTCTGTGATAATGTCATACCTGAAGTCAAATTATAGCCCAAATATTTCACGCCTGATATATTacattgtttcttttttttttttttttttttatttaattatttcaatgattaattatttttaattaggtggctgagtggttagcacgtctgcttcacagttctgagatcaagggtacaATCTCAGAGCTCCGGccatcctgtgtggagtttgcatgttagcCCCGTGCCTACGTGGGTTTTTCTCCGGGGACTCcgatttccccccacattccaaaaacacgcGTGGTAGGCTGatggaacactctaaattgtccataggtatgagtgtaTACGTGAATGGTTGTACGGGTCATTGtggcctgcgattggctggcaaccgattcaggctGTACGCCACCTACTGTCCGTAGTAAGccaggataggctccagcataaccgcgacccttgtgaggataagcagcatTGAAAAggaatgaatgtatttttaattattttcatgattaattattttatgaacttattttaaatcattaatttttatttaaaaaatgtttaatgactcattatattaatattttaaatgatcaattaatttgtatttctatttatttattctatgattatttcaattattttaatgatttgttttaattattttaaaaattatttctattaaattgtgatttaaaatttcattttcGGATTCCTTATTTCAGCAGGTGGAACGAGCTGTAAGGTCTGAGTTACGTCGACGTCTGTTTGCCAGAAGTGGGTagggtagccaaaaattttactcaagtaaaagtagcggtacttcaaaatattattactcaggtaaaagtagtcgtccaaaaaaataaataaataaaatatactcaagtacaagtaaaaaagaattttatttaccgggcaaatactgtaaataaattgGTCTTTCCAACCATCTCAGATTGTGTTATGCGCACCTATATCTTAATACATATTCTAAATGACCACAAATCTGCTGCATTATATACATGGGTTAAATATTAATATGTCATTGGTTCTCTATTGAGGTATCATCCAGGCATCCTCCACTTTATCAGCTGTGAGATTTTGGTGGCATGCCCTGAGAGCCCTAACTAAGTCTTTAACGCAGACTTCGGATCCACGATTCTTGCGCCATTCCTTCAGCAGCTCTCTGGCAGTCTCGTCCAAATCGTTCGGATGTCTCGTTGAGACGGAATCCAGTTTAGTTTCGGTCAGACCCAGCTGTCGTCCTAATCTACGCCAGTTACGACCCAAGTTTTCAGCAATCACATTTGCGGCAATGTCCAGCTTGGCTAAAAGGGAATAGGAAGAGAAAA
This window contains:
- the LOC130918605 gene encoding FAS-associated death domain protein-like, yielding MMAAKLDIAANVIAENLGRNWRRLGRQLGLTETKLDSVSTRHPNDLDETARELLKEWRKNRGSEVCVKDLVRALRACHQNLTADKVEDAWMIPQ